A region of Streptomyces deccanensis DNA encodes the following proteins:
- the rpmA gene encoding 50S ribosomal protein L27 — translation MAHKKGASSTRNGRDSNAQRLGVKRFGGQVVNAGEILVRQRGTHFHPGSGVGRGKDDTLFALNAGAVEFGTARGRKVVNIVPVG, via the coding sequence ATGGCACACAAGAAGGGCGCATCGTCCACCCGGAACGGTCGCGACTCCAACGCTCAGCGGCTCGGCGTGAAGCGCTTCGGCGGTCAGGTCGTCAACGCCGGTGAGATCCTGGTCCGCCAGCGCGGCACGCACTTCCACCCGGGCTCGGGTGTCGGCCGCGGCAAGGACGACACGCTGTTCGCCCTGAACGCCGGTGCGGTCGAGTTCGGCACCGCCCGTGGCCGTAAGGTCGTGAACATCGTTCCGGTCGGCTGA
- a CDS encoding Rne/Rng family ribonuclease produces the protein MPESIEPAEPAQGSDNNTPSDTLPPRRRRRAASRPAGPPAAGSEAAAETTAPAIPAAESEDLAAVEPTEADDTTETVDDGVTGEDAQVAEAEEAEVPAAEAPAAVEEAAPAGRTRRRATRRASAPAGAPKDAEVVEVVETVAPAAVAEVAAEPVAEAPAAVEEAAPAGRTRRRATRRASAPTSAPQAAEETPAETAAVAEPEVAAEPAAVAEAPAAAEEAAPAGRTRRRATRRASAPAGEPKAAEPVEAPAEAVDTAPTEVQESAPVEAAAEEAAPRRTRRRATRRVAAPAGEATDERATENESVAAETAQAPADRAPAAEAAPATAVAEREPVAAPRAATEAEVEDDGPRRPRRRATRKAAGGFSAPAAPKTEDAPSRPSRPAVAVFQAPVFTEPMFQTPERAAAQAAAEAETETVEPAEPAESAETTDLGGAVEEEPTGGSRRRRRRRGEPAEAEQPAAATVVADEPEELEDAEETGEDSAEGDEYGEEESTGSRRRRRRGGRRRRRGESAEAEDAAEGDELAAEQAEQDAEDTAEQLDEDAEDEGDEREESGSGSSSSRRRRRRRRRAGDSGTEAETGQDDPERTVVKVREPRERRAKETEFSDEVQSIKGSTRLEAKKQRRREGREQGRRRVPIITEAEFLARREAVERVMVVRQSGERTQIGVLEDNVLVEHYVNKEQATSYVGNVYLGKVQNVLPSMEAAFIDIGKGRNAVLYAGEVNFEALGMANGPRRIESALKSGQSVLVQVTKDPIGHKGARLTSQVSLPGRYLVYVPEGSMTGISRKLPDTERARLKTILKKIVPEDAGVIVRTAAEGASEDELRRDVERLQAQWEDIQKKAKNGNAPTLLYGEPDMTVRVVRDIFNEDFSKVIVSGEDAWQTIHGYVSHVAPDLAERLQKWTSEVDVFATYRIDEQLMKALDRKVWLPSGGSLVIDKTEAMIVVDVNTGKFTGQGGNLEETVTRNNLEAAEEIVRQLRLRDLGGIVVIDFIDMVLESNRDLVLRRLLECLGRDRTKHQVAEVTSLGLVQMTRKRVGQGLLESFSETCVHCNGRGVIVHMDQPTAPGAGGKRRKRGRGGAEHDHEHVSAPEAVEPAESAELVEAEVAAEVAEPVALPAPEFEPDEELYSSVAEAEAAVGRGRSRRRATRRASAPSGAPKSRESREAAAVTTVSEDRAPKSREAAEAEPVAVEDPVVEMPAAAPSTEEAAPSTEEAAPKGRTRRRATRKVSAPAGAPAGAAADDAVVTVEPTPEPVAEPVAEPVADEVAQPEAAAVAESAAPARPRRRAVRKATAPTASEEAAVVVVPSAPAEDAAETPVEESAPAAEEAEAEAPAKKTAARKTAKKATAKKAATKKTAAAKKTVAKKATAKKAATKKSAAKKTTVAAEQSSAAVTASTDES, from the coding sequence ATGCCCGAATCGATCGAACCCGCCGAGCCCGCGCAGGGCTCCGACAACAACACGCCGAGCGACACCCTGCCGCCGCGCCGTCGGCGCCGTGCAGCGTCCCGCCCCGCGGGTCCGCCGGCCGCCGGCTCCGAAGCGGCCGCGGAGACCACCGCGCCGGCCATACCGGCCGCCGAGTCCGAGGACCTCGCGGCCGTCGAGCCGACCGAGGCGGACGACACCACCGAGACCGTCGACGACGGCGTGACCGGTGAGGACGCGCAGGTCGCCGAGGCCGAGGAGGCCGAGGTCCCCGCCGCCGAGGCGCCCGCTGCCGTCGAGGAGGCCGCGCCCGCCGGGCGTACGCGCCGTCGCGCGACCCGCCGCGCCTCCGCGCCCGCCGGTGCGCCCAAGGACGCCGAGGTCGTCGAGGTGGTCGAGACCGTGGCTCCGGCCGCCGTCGCCGAGGTCGCCGCCGAGCCCGTCGCCGAGGCGCCCGCTGCCGTCGAGGAGGCCGCGCCCGCCGGGCGTACGCGCCGCCGTGCGACCCGCCGCGCCTCCGCCCCCACGAGCGCGCCCCAGGCCGCCGAGGAGACCCCCGCCGAGACGGCCGCGGTGGCCGAGCCCGAGGTCGCCGCCGAGCCCGCCGCCGTCGCCGAGGCCCCGGCCGCTGCCGAGGAGGCCGCGCCCGCCGGGCGTACGCGCCGTCGCGCCACGCGCCGGGCGTCCGCGCCCGCCGGTGAGCCGAAGGCCGCCGAGCCCGTGGAGGCTCCGGCGGAGGCCGTGGACACCGCGCCCACCGAGGTGCAGGAGAGCGCGCCGGTGGAGGCCGCGGCCGAGGAGGCCGCGCCCCGTCGCACCCGTCGGCGTGCCACCCGCCGGGTCGCAGCGCCCGCCGGCGAGGCCACCGACGAGCGCGCGACCGAGAACGAGTCCGTTGCCGCCGAGACCGCGCAGGCCCCGGCCGACCGGGCGCCCGCCGCCGAGGCCGCCCCCGCGACCGCCGTGGCCGAGCGCGAGCCGGTCGCGGCACCGCGGGCGGCTACCGAGGCCGAGGTCGAGGACGACGGCCCGCGTCGGCCCCGTCGTCGGGCCACGCGCAAGGCCGCCGGAGGATTCTCCGCGCCTGCCGCGCCGAAGACGGAGGACGCGCCGTCGCGTCCGTCGCGGCCCGCCGTGGCCGTGTTCCAGGCCCCGGTGTTCACCGAGCCGATGTTCCAGACGCCGGAGCGGGCCGCCGCGCAGGCCGCCGCCGAGGCCGAGACCGAGACGGTCGAGCCGGCCGAACCGGCCGAGAGCGCCGAGACCACCGACCTCGGCGGGGCCGTCGAGGAGGAGCCCACCGGCGGGTCGCGGCGTCGCCGTCGCCGCCGGGGCGAGCCCGCCGAGGCCGAGCAGCCCGCGGCCGCCACCGTGGTCGCCGACGAGCCGGAGGAGCTCGAGGACGCCGAGGAGACCGGCGAGGACTCCGCCGAGGGCGACGAGTACGGCGAGGAGGAGTCCACCGGGTCGCGGCGTCGCCGTCGCCGTGGTGGGCGCCGTCGTCGCCGGGGCGAGTCGGCCGAGGCCGAGGACGCCGCCGAGGGCGACGAGCTCGCCGCCGAGCAGGCCGAGCAGGACGCCGAGGACACCGCCGAGCAGCTGGACGAGGACGCCGAGGACGAGGGCGACGAGCGCGAGGAGTCCGGTTCGGGCTCCAGCAGCAGCCGTCGTCGCCGTCGCCGTCGTCGTCGGGCCGGTGACTCCGGCACCGAGGCCGAGACGGGCCAGGACGACCCCGAGCGCACGGTCGTCAAGGTCCGTGAGCCGCGCGAGCGGCGCGCCAAGGAGACCGAGTTCTCCGACGAGGTGCAGTCCATCAAGGGCTCGACCCGCCTGGAGGCCAAGAAGCAGCGCCGCCGGGAAGGCCGGGAGCAGGGCCGCCGGCGTGTCCCGATCATCACCGAGGCCGAGTTCCTCGCCCGCCGTGAGGCCGTCGAGCGCGTCATGGTCGTCCGCCAGAGCGGCGAGCGCACCCAGATCGGCGTCCTGGAAGACAACGTGCTCGTCGAGCACTACGTCAACAAGGAGCAGGCGACCTCGTACGTCGGCAACGTCTACCTCGGCAAGGTGCAGAACGTGCTGCCGTCGATGGAGGCCGCCTTCATCGACATCGGCAAGGGCCGCAACGCCGTCCTGTACGCCGGTGAGGTCAACTTCGAGGCGCTCGGCATGGCCAACGGGCCGCGCCGCATCGAGTCCGCCCTGAAGTCCGGGCAGTCCGTGCTCGTCCAGGTCACCAAGGACCCGATCGGGCACAAGGGCGCGCGTCTGACCAGCCAGGTCTCCCTGCCCGGCCGCTACCTGGTCTACGTCCCCGAGGGGTCGATGACCGGTATCAGCCGCAAGCTGCCCGACACCGAGCGGGCCCGGCTGAAGACCATCCTCAAGAAGATCGTCCCCGAGGACGCGGGCGTCATCGTGCGCACCGCCGCCGAGGGCGCGAGCGAGGACGAGCTGCGCCGTGACGTCGAGCGGCTGCAGGCGCAGTGGGAGGACATCCAGAAGAAGGCCAAGAACGGCAACGCGCCGACGCTGCTGTACGGCGAGCCGGACATGACCGTCCGGGTCGTCCGCGACATCTTCAACGAGGACTTCTCCAAGGTCATCGTCAGCGGCGAGGACGCCTGGCAGACCATCCACGGATACGTCTCCCACGTCGCCCCCGACCTGGCCGAGCGGCTGCAGAAGTGGACTTCCGAGGTCGACGTCTTCGCGACGTACCGCATCGACGAGCAGCTGATGAAGGCGCTGGACCGCAAGGTGTGGCTGCCCAGCGGTGGTTCGCTGGTGATCGACAAGACCGAGGCCATGATCGTGGTCGACGTCAACACCGGGAAGTTCACCGGCCAGGGCGGCAACCTGGAGGAGACGGTCACCAGGAACAACCTGGAGGCGGCCGAGGAGATCGTGCGCCAGCTGCGGCTGCGCGACCTCGGCGGCATCGTCGTCATCGACTTCATCGACATGGTCCTGGAGTCCAACCGGGACCTGGTGCTGCGGCGCCTGCTGGAGTGCCTGGGACGCGACCGTACGAAGCACCAGGTCGCCGAGGTCACCTCGCTGGGCCTGGTGCAGATGACCCGCAAGCGGGTCGGCCAGGGTCTGCTGGAGTCCTTCTCCGAGACCTGTGTCCACTGCAACGGGCGCGGCGTGATCGTGCACATGGACCAGCCGACGGCTCCGGGCGCCGGCGGCAAGCGCCGCAAGCGCGGGCGTGGCGGTGCCGAGCACGACCACGAGCACGTGTCCGCTCCCGAGGCGGTCGAGCCGGCCGAGTCGGCCGAGCTGGTCGAGGCGGAGGTGGCCGCCGAGGTCGCCGAGCCGGTGGCGCTGCCCGCCCCGGAGTTCGAGCCGGACGAGGAGCTGTACAGCAGCGTCGCCGAGGCGGAGGCGGCGGTCGGGCGCGGCCGTTCGCGTCGCCGGGCGACCCGGCGGGCGTCGGCGCCTTCCGGTGCCCCGAAGTCCCGTGAGTCCCGCGAGGCCGCGGCTGTCACCACCGTCTCCGAGGACCGTGCCCCGAAGTCGCGGGAGGCCGCCGAGGCGGAGCCGGTCGCGGTGGAGGACCCGGTGGTCGAGATGCCGGCCGCCGCCCCCAGCACCGAGGAGGCCGCGCCCAGCACCGAGGAGGCCGCGCCCAAGGGCCGTACGCGTCGCCGGGCGACCCGCAAGGTGTCCGCCCCCGCGGGCGCGCCGGCCGGAGCGGCGGCGGACGACGCCGTGGTCACGGTCGAGCCGACCCCGGAGCCGGTCGCCGAGCCCGTGGCCGAGCCCGTGGCCGACGAGGTGGCGCAGCCCGAGGCGGCGGCCGTCGCCGAGAGCGCGGCTCCGGCCCGTCCGCGTCGGCGTGCCGTGCGCAAGGCGACCGCGCCCACCGCGTCCGAGGAGGCGGCCGTGGTCGTGGTCCCGTCGGCTCCGGCCGAGGACGCGGCCGAGACCCCGGTCGAGGAGTCCGCTCCGGCGGCCGAGGAGGCCGAGGCCGAGGCGCCGGCCAAGAAGACGGCGGCGCGCAAGACGGCCAAGAAGGCCACCGCGAAGAAGGCCGCCACCAAGAAGACGGCGGCCGCCAAGAAGACGGTCGCCAAGAAGGCCACGGCCAAGAAGGCGGCCACCAAGAAGTCGGCAGCCAAGAAGACCACGGTGGCGGCCGAGCAGTCCTCGGCCGCGGTGACGGCTTCGACCGACGAGAGCTGA
- the rplU gene encoding 50S ribosomal protein L21, whose product MYAIVRSGGRQHKVAVGDIVEVDKISTANVGDTVELSTLLVVDGDAVTSDPWVLAGIKVQAEVVDHHKGQKIDILRYKNKTGYRRRQGHRQQYTAIKVTEIPAAAK is encoded by the coding sequence GTGTACGCCATCGTGCGCAGCGGTGGTCGCCAGCACAAGGTTGCTGTCGGCGACATCGTTGAGGTTGACAAGATTTCCACCGCCAATGTCGGCGACACGGTCGAGCTCTCGACCCTGCTCGTCGTCGACGGCGACGCTGTGACCAGCGACCCGTGGGTGCTGGCCGGCATCAAGGTCCAGGCCGAGGTCGTGGACCACCACAAGGGCCAGAAGATCGACATTCTGCGCTACAAGAACAAGACCGGCTACCGCCGTCGTCAGGGCCACCGCCAGCAGTACACGGCGATCAAGGTCACTGAGATCCCCGCGGCTGCGAAGTAA
- a CDS encoding phospholipase D-like domain-containing protein, whose protein sequence is MARVRSRGAVALATVLAAAGVQVAMSAGIAQAAPTWTEGPLFNDPLGDAGAQLAIRTRLIELTDAALPGSTIKVAVYHVWEASVVDALVAAHNRGVRVQVLLDESSVSDRPTNTAYGNLVAALGTDRTKGSYIATCAVDRSCLGDPKYGQSIMHNKFWLFSAVEGATNVVVQTTSNSTPSAHTKFFNDALLLPDNPTMYDAYADYFDTMVARDWAAWEYRTVSNGLYKAYFFPRAGNTRATDTVYSVLDNVQCSYRDSAGVARKTWVRVAIFKITRLAIAEKLVALKKAGCNVSIVYAESDSAKSSGGTKGTWEKMHTSGGPTVRCYNDDRDPLNPGKKLTTPYIIHTKYILVDGQYDGVRNKISFTGSGNYTGPALRENDEAIVKVDDDAVHDMYRTHFDKVIRVAHPGKADTTDLCKGVKPLPADGEKPAP, encoded by the coding sequence ATGGCGCGCGTGCGTTCGCGTGGAGCGGTGGCACTGGCCACCGTGCTGGCGGCGGCCGGTGTGCAGGTGGCGATGTCCGCGGGCATCGCGCAGGCCGCGCCGACCTGGACCGAAGGCCCCCTGTTCAACGACCCGTTGGGCGACGCGGGCGCACAACTCGCGATACGCACCCGGCTCATCGAGCTGACGGACGCGGCGCTGCCCGGCTCCACCATCAAGGTCGCCGTCTACCACGTGTGGGAGGCGTCCGTCGTCGACGCGCTGGTCGCCGCCCACAACCGGGGGGTGCGCGTCCAGGTCCTGCTGGACGAGTCGAGCGTCAGCGACCGGCCCACCAACACCGCGTACGGCAACCTGGTCGCGGCGCTCGGCACCGACCGGACGAAGGGGTCGTACATAGCGACCTGCGCGGTCGACCGGTCCTGCCTCGGTGATCCGAAGTACGGGCAGTCGATCATGCACAACAAGTTCTGGCTGTTCTCGGCGGTCGAGGGCGCCACCAACGTGGTGGTGCAGACGACGTCGAACTCGACGCCCTCCGCGCACACCAAGTTCTTCAACGACGCGCTGCTGCTGCCGGACAACCCGACGATGTACGACGCCTACGCGGACTACTTCGACACGATGGTCGCCCGGGACTGGGCGGCCTGGGAGTACCGGACCGTCAGCAACGGCCTCTACAAGGCCTACTTCTTCCCCCGCGCCGGGAACACCCGCGCCACCGACACCGTGTACTCGGTGCTCGACAACGTGCAGTGCTCCTACAGGGACAGCGCCGGCGTGGCGCGGAAGACCTGGGTGCGGGTCGCGATCTTCAAGATCACCCGGCTGGCGATCGCCGAGAAGCTGGTGGCCCTGAAGAAGGCCGGCTGCAACGTGAGCATCGTCTACGCCGAGTCCGACAGCGCCAAGAGCAGCGGCGGGACCAAGGGGACGTGGGAGAAGATGCACACGTCCGGCGGGCCGACCGTGCGGTGCTACAACGACGACCGGGACCCGCTGAACCCCGGGAAGAAGCTGACCACGCCGTACATCATCCACACCAAGTACATCCTGGTGGACGGCCAGTACGACGGCGTGCGCAACAAGATCAGCTTCACCGGGTCGGGCAACTACACCGGGCCCGCGCTGCGCGAGAACGACGAGGCGATCGTCAAGGTCGACGACGACGCGGTGCACGACATGTACCGGACGCACTTCGACAAGGTGATCCGCGTCGCCCACCCGGGCAAGGCGGACACCACCGACCTGTGCAAGGGCGTGAAGCCGCTGCCGGCGGACGGCGAGAAGCCCGCCCCGTAG
- the obgE gene encoding GTPase ObgE, translating into MTTFVDRVELHVAAGNGGHGCASVHREKFKPLGGPDGGNGGRGGDVILTVDQSVTTLLDYHHSPHRKATNGKPGEGGNRSGKDGQDLVLPVPDGTVVLDRQGNVLADLVGHGTSFVAAQGGRGGLGNAALASARRKAPGFALLGVPGDTGDIVLELKTVADVALVGYPSAGKSSLISVLSAAKPKIADYPFTTLVPNLGVVTAGETVYTIADVPGLIPGASQGKGLGLEFLRHVERCSVLVHVLDTATLESDRDPVSDLDIIEEELTQYGGLGDRPRIVVLNKIDVPDGKDLAEMVRPDLEARGYRVFEVSAVAHIGLKELSFALADLVGRARAARPKEEATRIVIRPKAVDDAGFTVVREEDGLFRVRGEKPERWVRQTDFSNDEAVGYLADRLNRLGVEEELMKAGARAGDGVAIGPEDNAVVFDWEPTVMAGAEMLGRRGEDHRFEAPRPAVQRRRDREAERDELQREYDDFEPF; encoded by the coding sequence ATGACCACCTTCGTGGACCGCGTCGAACTGCATGTCGCCGCGGGTAACGGAGGTCACGGCTGTGCCTCCGTCCACCGGGAGAAGTTCAAGCCGCTCGGCGGCCCCGACGGCGGCAACGGCGGACGGGGCGGCGACGTCATCCTGACCGTCGACCAGTCCGTGACGACTCTCCTCGACTACCACCACTCCCCGCACCGCAAGGCCACCAACGGCAAGCCCGGCGAGGGCGGCAACCGCTCGGGCAAGGACGGACAGGACCTGGTCCTGCCGGTCCCGGACGGCACCGTCGTGCTCGACCGGCAGGGGAACGTCCTCGCCGACCTCGTCGGCCACGGCACCTCCTTCGTCGCCGCTCAGGGCGGCCGGGGCGGCCTCGGCAACGCGGCCCTCGCCTCCGCCCGCCGCAAGGCCCCCGGCTTCGCGCTGCTCGGCGTGCCCGGAGACACGGGCGACATCGTCCTGGAGCTGAAGACCGTCGCCGACGTGGCGCTGGTCGGCTATCCCAGCGCCGGCAAGTCCTCGCTGATCTCGGTCCTGTCCGCCGCCAAGCCGAAGATCGCGGACTACCCGTTCACGACCCTCGTCCCCAACCTGGGCGTGGTCACGGCCGGCGAGACGGTCTACACGATCGCCGACGTGCCCGGCCTGATCCCGGGCGCCAGCCAGGGCAAGGGCCTCGGCCTCGAATTCCTGCGCCACGTCGAGCGGTGCAGCGTCCTGGTCCACGTCCTCGACACCGCGACGCTGGAGTCGGACCGCGACCCCGTTTCCGACCTCGACATCATCGAGGAGGAGCTGACGCAGTACGGCGGGCTCGGCGACCGGCCCCGCATCGTCGTCCTCAACAAGATCGACGTGCCCGACGGCAAGGATCTCGCCGAGATGGTGCGGCCGGACCTGGAGGCCCGCGGCTACCGGGTCTTCGAGGTGTCCGCGGTCGCCCACATCGGGCTGAAGGAGCTGTCCTTCGCCCTCGCCGACCTCGTGGGCCGGGCGCGTGCCGCGAGGCCCAAGGAGGAGGCGACGCGGATCGTCATCCGGCCCAAGGCCGTCGACGACGCGGGCTTCACGGTCGTGCGGGAGGAGGACGGGCTCTTCCGGGTGCGCGGCGAGAAGCCGGAGCGCTGGGTGCGTCAGACCGACTTCAGCAACGACGAGGCCGTGGGCTACCTCGCCGACCGGCTCAACCGGCTCGGTGTCGAGGAGGAGCTGATGAAGGCGGGCGCCCGCGCGGGTGACGGCGTCGCCATCGGGCCCGAGGACAACGCGGTCGTCTTCGACTGGGAGCCGACCGTCATGGCCGGTGCGGAGATGCTGGGCCGTCGGGGCGAGGACCACCGCTTCGAGGCGCCCCGGCCGGCCGTCCAGCGGCGCCGCGACCGGGAGGCCGAGCGGGACGAACTCCAGAGGGAGTACGACGACTTCGAGCCGTTCTAG
- the proB gene encoding glutamate 5-kinase codes for MRDAHRIVVKVGSSSLTTASGGLDADRVDALVDVLAKARSGGEREVVLVSSGAIAAGLAPLGLRRRPKDLARQQAAASVGQGLLVARYTASCARYGIRVGQVLLTSDDMSRRAHHRNASRTLDKLLAMGALPVVNENDTVATDEIRFGDNDRLAALVAHLVRADLLVLLSDVDGVYDGDPSRPGTSRIAEVRGPEDLAHVEIGSAGKAGVGTGGMVTKVEAAGIATGAGIPVVLTSAVHAADALSGGDTGTYFHPTGKRSADRLLWLQHASTPQGALVLDEGAVRAVVERRTSLLPAGIAAVEGDFTAGDPVELRDGTGRAVARGLVNFDAKEIPQLIGRSTRELARELGPAYEREVVHRDDLVLLRP; via the coding sequence GTGCGGGACGCGCACCGGATCGTCGTCAAGGTGGGCTCCTCGTCGTTGACGACGGCCTCCGGGGGCCTCGACGCGGACCGGGTGGACGCCCTCGTGGACGTCCTCGCCAAGGCCCGCAGCGGTGGCGAGCGGGAGGTCGTGCTCGTCTCGTCCGGCGCCATCGCCGCAGGGCTCGCGCCCCTGGGGCTGCGCCGCCGGCCCAAGGACCTCGCCCGGCAGCAGGCGGCCGCCAGTGTCGGCCAGGGCCTGCTGGTGGCCCGCTACACCGCCTCCTGCGCCCGCTACGGCATCCGGGTCGGCCAGGTGCTCCTCACCTCCGACGACATGAGCCGCCGGGCCCACCACCGCAACGCCTCCCGCACCCTCGACAAGCTCCTCGCGATGGGCGCGCTGCCGGTCGTCAACGAGAACGACACCGTCGCCACGGACGAGATCCGCTTCGGTGACAACGACCGGCTCGCCGCCCTCGTCGCCCACCTCGTCCGGGCGGACCTGCTGGTCCTGCTGTCGGACGTGGACGGCGTGTACGACGGCGACCCCAGCAGGCCCGGCACGTCGCGGATAGCGGAGGTACGGGGCCCCGAGGACCTCGCGCACGTGGAGATCGGCAGCGCCGGCAAGGCGGGCGTCGGCACCGGCGGGATGGTCACCAAGGTCGAGGCGGCCGGCATCGCCACCGGCGCGGGCATCCCCGTGGTCCTGACCAGCGCCGTCCACGCGGCGGACGCGCTCTCCGGCGGCGACACCGGCACGTACTTCCACCCCACCGGCAAGCGGTCCGCCGACCGCCTGCTGTGGCTCCAGCACGCCTCCACCCCGCAGGGCGCGCTCGTCCTCGACGAGGGCGCCGTCCGCGCGGTCGTCGAGCGACGTACGTCACTGCTGCCGGCCGGCATCGCGGCCGTCGAGGGCGACTTCACCGCCGGCGACCCCGTGGAACTGCGCGACGGCACGGGCCGGGCCGTGGCGCGCGGACTGGTGAACTTCGACGCCAAGGAGATCCCCCAGCTGATCGGCCGCTCGACCCGGGAACTGGCGCGCGAGCTGGGTCCCGCGTACGAACGAGAGGTCGTACACAGGGACGACCTCGTCCTCCTGCGTCCCTGA
- a CDS encoding TIGR03936 family radical SAM-associated protein, whose translation MQRIRLRYTKRGRLRFTSHRDFQRAFERALRRAEVPMAYSAGFTPHPKVSYANAAPTGTGSEAEYLEIALTEARDPEKLRILLDESLPTGLDIVDAVEARTSGLADRLTASEWELRLDGVDPEEAARAVEVFKAAELVEVQRRTKNGMRTFDARAAVVDLDSRDGHARDDHDARDGRDGSAGAAGSETPRPQADRPTDQPCAILRLVVRHVTPAVRPDDVLSGLRAVADLAPPVPAAVTRLAQGLFDDETGTVTDPLAPDREAAPAPSTAEPAAAAKASAPVGPA comes from the coding sequence GTGCAGCGCATCCGACTGCGCTACACCAAGCGCGGCCGCCTCCGGTTCACCAGCCACCGTGACTTCCAGCGCGCTTTCGAGCGTGCGCTGCGCCGTGCCGAGGTGCCGATGGCGTACTCGGCGGGGTTCACGCCGCATCCGAAGGTGTCGTACGCCAATGCCGCACCCACCGGCACGGGCAGTGAGGCGGAGTACCTGGAGATCGCGCTCACCGAGGCGCGTGATCCGGAGAAGCTCAGGATCCTGCTCGACGAGTCGCTGCCCACCGGCCTCGACATCGTCGACGCGGTCGAGGCCCGGACCTCCGGGCTCGCCGACCGGCTCACGGCCTCCGAATGGGAACTGCGCCTGGACGGCGTGGACCCCGAGGAGGCCGCGCGCGCGGTCGAGGTCTTCAAGGCGGCGGAGCTCGTCGAGGTCCAGCGCAGGACCAAGAACGGCATGCGGACCTTCGACGCCCGCGCCGCCGTCGTCGATCTCGACAGCCGTGACGGACACGCACGTGATGACCATGACGCACGTGATGGACGTGACGGAAGCGCCGGAGCGGCCGGTTCTGAGACGCCGCGTCCACAGGCTGATAGGCCGACGGACCAGCCCTGTGCGATACTGCGGCTGGTTGTTCGGCACGTGACGCCTGCCGTACGACCCGACGACGTCCTGTCCGGTCTCCGCGCCGTGGCCGACCTGGCGCCGCCGGTCCCCGCTGCGGTGACCAGGCTGGCGCAGGGGCTTTTCGATGATGAGACCGGCACGGTGACCGACCCGCTCGCGCCCGACCGCGAGGCAGCGCCGGCCCCCTCAACGGCCGAACCCGCTGCCGCCGCGAAGGCGTCGGCGCCGGTAGGCCCCGCGTAG
- a CDS encoding glutamate-5-semialdehyde dehydrogenase, with protein sequence MTSLSPYDSMTPVTRAAYRAKAAAADLAPLPRADKDDALLAVADALEVRTSDVVEANAKDIARAREAGTSEAIVDRLTLTPERIRAIAADVRDVAALPDPVGEVVRGSTLPNGIDLRQVRVPLGVVGIIYEARPNVTVDAAALCLKSGNAVLLRGSSSAVESNTALVRVLRDAVGGAGLPADAVQLVPGESRESVRELMRARGLVDVLIPRGGASLIRTVVEESTVPVIETGTGNCHVYVDANADLDTAIEILINSKAHRVSVCNAAETLLVHQDIAPEFLPRALDALADAGVTVHADERVMAYAKDSKATVVEATTEDWETEYLSYDIAAAVVDSLDRAVEHIRLWSSGHTEAIVTTSQQAARRFTQLVDSTTVAVNASTRFTDGGQFGFGAEIGISTQKLHARGPMGLPELTSTKYIVTGDGHVRR encoded by the coding sequence ATGACCTCGCTCTCGCCGTACGACTCCATGACGCCGGTCACCCGCGCCGCCTACCGTGCCAAGGCCGCCGCCGCCGACCTCGCGCCGCTCCCGCGCGCCGACAAGGACGACGCGCTGCTCGCCGTCGCCGACGCGCTGGAAGTCCGTACGAGTGACGTCGTCGAGGCCAACGCCAAGGACATCGCGCGGGCCCGCGAGGCCGGCACCAGCGAGGCGATCGTCGACCGGCTGACGCTCACCCCGGAGCGGATCCGCGCGATCGCCGCCGACGTCCGCGACGTGGCCGCGCTGCCCGACCCGGTCGGCGAGGTCGTCCGCGGCTCCACCCTCCCGAACGGCATCGACCTGCGCCAGGTCCGCGTCCCGCTCGGCGTCGTCGGCATCATCTACGAGGCCCGCCCGAACGTGACCGTGGACGCCGCCGCGCTCTGCCTGAAGTCCGGCAACGCGGTCCTGCTGCGCGGCTCCTCCTCCGCCGTCGAGTCCAACACCGCCCTCGTACGGGTCCTGCGGGACGCCGTCGGCGGCGCGGGTCTGCCCGCCGACGCCGTCCAGCTCGTCCCCGGCGAGAGCCGCGAGTCGGTGCGCGAGCTGATGCGCGCCCGCGGGCTGGTCGACGTGCTCATCCCGCGCGGCGGCGCCTCCCTGATCCGCACGGTCGTCGAGGAGTCCACCGTCCCGGTGATCGAGACCGGCACCGGCAACTGCCACGTCTACGTCGACGCCAACGCCGACCTCGACACGGCGATCGAGATCCTGATCAACTCCAAGGCCCACCGCGTCAGCGTCTGCAACGCCGCCGAGACGCTCCTCGTGCACCAGGACATCGCCCCCGAGTTCCTGCCCCGCGCCCTCGACGCGCTCGCCGACGCCGGGGTCACGGTCCACGCCGACGAACGCGTCATGGCCTACGCCAAGGACTCCAAGGCCACGGTCGTCGAGGCCACCACGGAGGACTGGGAGACCGAGTACCTGTCGTACGACATCGCCGCCGCCGTGGTCGACTCCCTCGACCGGGCCGTGGAGCACATCCGGCTGTGGAGCTCCGGCCACACCGAGGCGATCGTGACGACCTCCCAGCAGGCCGCCCGCCGCTTCACCCAGCTGGTCGACTCCACCACGGTCGCCGTCAACGCCTCGACCCGCTTCACCGACGGCGGTCAGTTCGGATTCGGCGCCGAGATCGGCATCTCCACGCAGAAGCTGCATGCCCGCGGCCCGATGGGTCTGCCCGAGCTGACCAGCACGAAGTACATCGTCACCGGCGACGGACACGTCCGCCGCTAG